One Halichondria panicea chromosome 3, odHalPani1.1, whole genome shotgun sequence genomic region harbors:
- the LOC135332964 gene encoding uncharacterized protein LOC135332964 isoform X2 gives MRALTVCLWILHLLLSGTTGIPTCTYDGDYVMPSSDEVQLQVDCHSNRSDVYWTVEANSGSGEILIDYQCSNDTQLSYTTLRSTRLKRITLGGKNYKMYEYGNVTHLVSNAVLQENTTLVCHYFGCFKDDDYFYPFDAVSCTFGEEATPIVGLSPTSTTPAPPLSLPTPSTSVSSSAMNAELAIDATAVTKHTFQLLSTPPPSPLATTTFVTPGSSSVHGQPRKGHPSSTTEQTLSGQSVSRFLETPVPYNPANLSSDHPSSTTEQTLSGQSVSKFLETPVPYNPANLSSDILMKVWVAVVCVALAFVIIGGVLILIVIRKYYLRLYREYHYPLKVIPGLNDDHKIDLDFSPVMVLDHPQLSRSPSAYSTFTILDKFGQSPPETPKAVSMTSLQRQYLYDMTNSLELELPGQEFKNTFPRYGSLHFACLDGRDYVQLYPNDASGFSGSDMHSYFSVSQLADQEGITQDELNIEDSSVVNKLNVQENNHINVIDLEFSSNDRDNLSSFCPLAEVAVSLSSIEDHHTDATMHDCETQCTMPDR, from the exons ATGAGAGCGTTGACTGTTTGCCTGTGGATACTGCACCTGTTGTTGAGTGGCACTACTGGTATACCTACTTGCACTTATGATGGAG ATTATGTGATGCCCTCTTCCGATGAAGTGCAGCTGCAAGTTGATTGCCATAGTAACCGGTCGGATGTGTACTGGACCGTTGAGGCTAATTCTGGAAGTGGGGAAATCCTCATTGATTATCAATGTTCTAACGATACACAG TTGAGTTACACAACTCTCCGCTCCACAAGGTTAAAAAGGATCACTcttggtggaaaaaattacaAAATGTACGAATATGGGAATGTCACCCATCTGGTTTCCAATGCCGTACTGCAGGAGAACACAACACTTGTGTGTCATTATTTTGGGTGCTTTAAGGACGACGACTATTTCTACCCATTTGATGCTGTCAGTTGCACATTTGGCGAGGAAG CTACTCCTATAGTGGGACTGTCCCCTACATCCACCACCCCAGCACCACCACTCTCTCTCCCCACGCCCTCAACCAGTGTTTCCTCTAGTGCAATGAATGCTGAGCTTGCAATAGATGCCACAGCTGTAACCAAACATACCTTTCAACTGTTGAGCA CCCCTCCCCCGTCTCCATTAGCTACTACTACGTTTGTTACACCAGGCTCAAGCTCAGTGCATGGGCAGCCCAGAAAAG GTCATCCCAGCTCAACAACAGAGCAAACTTTGTCTGGCCAGTCTGTATCCAGATTCTTGGAAACTCCAGTGCCATACAACCCAGCAAACCTCAGTTCAG ATCATCCCAGCTCAACAACAGAGCAAACTTTGTCTGGCCAGTCTGTATCCAAATTCTTGGAAACTCCAGTGCCATACAACCCAGCAAACCTCAGTTCAG ATATACTGATGAAGGTGTGGGTGGCAGTGGTGTGCGTGGCTCTAGCCTTCGTGATCATTGGAGGTGTCTTGATACTCATAGTGATCAGGAAATACTACTTGAG GCTCTACAGAGAGTATCACTATCCACTCAAAGTCATTCCTGGCTTAAAT GATGACCACAAGATTGACCTTGATTTCTCCCCTGTGATGGTACTGGACCACCCCCAACTATCGCGCTCTCCGTCAGCCTACTCCACATTCACAATACTGGACAAATTTGGCCAATCTCCACCTGAAACCCCAAAAGCCGTATCCATGACATCATTGCAAAGACAATACCTCTATGATATGACAAATTCTCTGGAGCTCGAGTTACCTGGGCAGGAATTTAAGAACACGTTTCCGAGATATGGTTCACTGCACTTTGCTTGTTTGGACGGTAGAGATTATGTACAGCTGTACCCGAACGATGCGAGTGGGTTTAGTGGCTCAGATATGCACTCGTATTTCTCTGTATCTCAACTGGCAGATCAAGAGGGTATAACACAAGATGAGCTAAATATCGAAGATTCTTCTGTAGTGAACAAATTGAATGTGCAAGAGAATAATCATATTAATGTGATAGATCTTGAGTTTTCATCAAATGACCGAGACAATTTAAGCTCATTTTGTCCACTTGCAGAGGTTGCTGTCAGTTTGTCATCGATTGAAGACCATCACACGGATGCAACCATGCATGACTGTGAAACTCAATGTACTATGCCTGATAGATAG
- the LOC135332968 gene encoding TNF receptor-associated factor 5-like, with translation MCRERGLVINFSEEIPMSNFKCIVCSNYLLHNPVQCECGDRLCGTCFESLQKRKEDVFLCPTCNVKNRLSDCFRDKAVEYELCNITLKCLNPSCPWEGESRFYQEHKTVCKYMVVPCPNSTYGCPSRLAKVAVENHMTTKCRFKAVQCTWCQKNVLDEQAHIKSECEDVSVPCPNKCGMSVPRKELSKHTRTLCTHQLRNCDYKNLGCSYKGTIPQLTSHAKEYTAYHTQLLKINHKEMQHSIKTEIALTDNKAAALQSEITKTKSELNGKIQQMVNSIMKTESSIIQLQDGLSEVSLLLQTLQAASYDGTFIWKIPEVTRRRQEAKTGKTVSLYSAPFYTSRHGYKVCLRLYMNGDGTGKGTHLSFFITLMRGEYDALLPWPFRQAVTLTLVDQNKQRDIVQSFRPEPTSSSFQRPRNEMNVASGCPTFALVSVLDNVSYVKDDTLFVKCKINTTGLTNE, from the exons ATGTGCAGAGAAAGGGGGTTAGTTATTAACTTCAGTGAAGAAATCCCGATGTCAAACTTCAAGTGTATAGTATGCAGTAATTACCTTCTGCACAACCCCGTGcagtgtgagtgtggagaCCGACTGTGTGGAACCTGTTTCGAGTCTTTGCAGAAAAG AAAAGAAGATGTATTTCTCTGCCCAACGTGCAATGTGAAGAATCGGTTGTCTGACTGTTTCCGAGACAAGGCAGTGGAGTATGAGCTTTGTAACATCACCCTCAAGTGTTTGAACCCGTCCTGTCCATGGGAGGGGGAGAGCAGGTTTTATcag GAACATAAGACAGTATGCAAGTACATGGTAGTGCCGTGCCCCAACTCCACGTATGGCTGTCCCTCCAGACTGGCTAAGGTGGCCGTGGAGAACCATATGACCACAAAGTGTCGGTTTAAGGCAGTACAATGCACTTGGTGCCAAAAGAATGTTCTGGATGAGCAG GCTCACATCAAGTCAGAGTGTGAGGATGTGTCTGTCCCTTGCCCTAACAAGTGTGGGATGTCGGTACCACGGAAAGAG CTTTCCAAGCACACTCGTACACTATGTACCCACCAACTGAGAAACTGCGACTACAAGAACCTTGGATGTTCATACAag GGCACTATCCCACAGTTGACCTCACATGCTAAGGAATATACAGCCTATCACACTCAGTTGTTAAAGATCAACCACAAAGAGATGCAGCACTCAATTAAGACTGAAATTGCACTGACAGACAATAAAGCAGCAGCACTGCAATCTGAGATCACCAAAACGAAATCAGAGCTGAACGGCaaaatccagcagatggttaATTCTATTATGAAAACCGAGTCGTCTATTATCCAACTACAAGATGGACTCAGTGAAGTATCTCTACTATTACAAACACTTCAAGCTGCCAGTTATGATGGAACATTCATTTGGAAAATCCCCGAAGTCACTAGGAGAAGACAGGAAGCTAAAACTGGGAAAACTGTATCTCTGTATTCCGCTCCATTCTACACAAGTCGTCATGGATACAAGGTTTGTCTACGACTCTACATGAATGGTGATGGTACTGGCAAAGGCACTCACTTGTCGTTCTTCATCACTCTAATGCGAGGGGAGTACGATGCCCTCCTCCCTTGGCCGTTCAGACAGGCAGTCACTCTGACCCTGGTGGACCAGAACAAGCAGCGAGACATTGTCCAGTCGTTTCGTCCTGAACCAACCTCCTCCTCATTCCAAAGACCACGCAATGAGATGAACGTTGCCTCAGGCTGTCCCACATTTGCTCTCGTTTCTGTTCTCGACAATGTCTCCTACGTCAAGGATGATACCTTGTTCGTCAAATGCAAGATCAACACCACAGGACTAACAAATGAATAA
- the LOC135332975 gene encoding uncharacterized protein LOC135332975, with the protein MAMSLAQQKYPRTPHLPFSPGVSADDIVLVSSKDTALPILSQETVLTEKLDGGNCSIYNGKVYARTVTNEVSHASFGPIKELASQISYLIPDNVQLFGENMFGIHSIEYDQLTSFFYLFGVLENRRDWWSWDHMTELANEIGVPTVPMVTKQQMVSMDVAQSVIAKKMSHKSLCGTCTPEGFVIRTVAGFPFDQLENHVAKYVRAGHVQTDDSWRRTWRQAKLRHHT; encoded by the exons ACCCCTCATCTACCATTCAGTCCTGGTGTTTCAGCTGATGACATAGTGCTAGTATCCTCCAAAGATACGGCTCTACCTATTCTGTCTCAAGAGACTGTTCTAACCGAGAAACTAGATGGAGGAAACTGTTCGATCTATAACGGAAAG GTGTATGCAAGGACAGTAACTAATGAGGTCAGTCACGCTTCATTCGGTCCTATCAAAGAGCTGGCCTCACAAATTAGCTACCTAATACCCGACAATGTGCAACTGTTTGGAGAGAACATGTTTGGTATACATTCCATCGAATATGACCAATTGACATCGTTTTTCTATCTGTTTGGTGTGCTGGAGAATCGTCGTGATTGGTGGTCGtgggatcacatgactgagtTAGCCAATGAGATTGGAGTTCCCACTGTTCCTATGGTGACCAAACAACAG ATGGTATCCATGGATGTCGCCCAGTCTGTGATAGCGAAGAAAATGAGCCACAAGTCACTATGTG GAACATGCACTCCTGAGGGGTTTGTTATTCGCACAGTTGCCGGTTTTCCCTTCGACCAGCTGGAAAACCATGTTGCCAAATATGTACGTGCTGGGCATGTGCAAACTGACGACTCATGGAGAAGAACTTGGAGGCAGGCAAAATTGAGACACCATACTTAA
- the LOC135332964 gene encoding uncharacterized protein LOC135332964 isoform X1 — MRALTVCLWILHLLLSGTTGIPTCTYDGDYVMPSSDEVQLQVDCHSNRSDVYWTVEANSGSGEILIDYQCSNDTQLSYTTLRSTRLKRITLGGKNYKMYEYGNVTHLVSNAVLQENTTLVCHYFGCFKDDDYFYPFDAVSCTFGEEATPIVGLSPTSTTPAPPLSLPTPSTSVSSSAMNAELAIDATAVTKHTFQLLSTPPPSPLATTTFVTPGSSSVHGQPRKGHPSSTTEQTLSGQSVSRFLETPVPYNPANLSSAPSPSPLATTTLVAPGSSSVHGQPRRYHPSSTTEQTLSGQSVSKFLETPVPYNPANLSSDILMKVWVAVVCVALAFVIIGGVLILIVIRKYYLRLYREYHYPLKVIPGLNDDHKIDLDFSPVMVLDHPQLSRSPSAYSTFTILDKFGQSPPETPKAVSMTSLQRQYLYDMTNSLELELPGQEFKNTFPRYGSLHFACLDGRDYVQLYPNDASGFSGSDMHSYFSVSQLADQEGITQDELNIEDSSVVNKLNVQENNHINVIDLEFSSNDRDNLSSFCPLAEVAVSLSSIEDHHTDATMHDCETQCTMPDR; from the exons ATGAGAGCGTTGACTGTTTGCCTGTGGATACTGCACCTGTTGTTGAGTGGCACTACTGGTATACCTACTTGCACTTATGATGGAG ATTATGTGATGCCCTCTTCCGATGAAGTGCAGCTGCAAGTTGATTGCCATAGTAACCGGTCGGATGTGTACTGGACCGTTGAGGCTAATTCTGGAAGTGGGGAAATCCTCATTGATTATCAATGTTCTAACGATACACAG TTGAGTTACACAACTCTCCGCTCCACAAGGTTAAAAAGGATCACTcttggtggaaaaaattacaAAATGTACGAATATGGGAATGTCACCCATCTGGTTTCCAATGCCGTACTGCAGGAGAACACAACACTTGTGTGTCATTATTTTGGGTGCTTTAAGGACGACGACTATTTCTACCCATTTGATGCTGTCAGTTGCACATTTGGCGAGGAAG CTACTCCTATAGTGGGACTGTCCCCTACATCCACCACCCCAGCACCACCACTCTCTCTCCCCACGCCCTCAACCAGTGTTTCCTCTAGTGCAATGAATGCTGAGCTTGCAATAGATGCCACAGCTGTAACCAAACATACCTTTCAACTGTTGAGCA CCCCTCCCCCGTCTCCATTAGCTACTACTACGTTTGTTACACCAGGCTCAAGCTCAGTGCATGGGCAGCCCAGAAAAG GTCATCCCAGCTCAACAACAGAGCAAACTTTGTCTGGCCAGTCTGTATCCAGATTCTTGGAAACTCCAGTGCCATACAACCCAGCAAACCTCAGTTCAG CCCCTTCCCCGTCTCCATTAGCTACTACTACGTTAGTTGCACCAGGCTCAAGCTCAGTGCATGGGCAGCCCAGAAGAT ATCATCCCAGCTCAACAACAGAGCAAACTTTGTCTGGCCAGTCTGTATCCAAATTCTTGGAAACTCCAGTGCCATACAACCCAGCAAACCTCAGTTCAG ATATACTGATGAAGGTGTGGGTGGCAGTGGTGTGCGTGGCTCTAGCCTTCGTGATCATTGGAGGTGTCTTGATACTCATAGTGATCAGGAAATACTACTTGAG GCTCTACAGAGAGTATCACTATCCACTCAAAGTCATTCCTGGCTTAAAT GATGACCACAAGATTGACCTTGATTTCTCCCCTGTGATGGTACTGGACCACCCCCAACTATCGCGCTCTCCGTCAGCCTACTCCACATTCACAATACTGGACAAATTTGGCCAATCTCCACCTGAAACCCCAAAAGCCGTATCCATGACATCATTGCAAAGACAATACCTCTATGATATGACAAATTCTCTGGAGCTCGAGTTACCTGGGCAGGAATTTAAGAACACGTTTCCGAGATATGGTTCACTGCACTTTGCTTGTTTGGACGGTAGAGATTATGTACAGCTGTACCCGAACGATGCGAGTGGGTTTAGTGGCTCAGATATGCACTCGTATTTCTCTGTATCTCAACTGGCAGATCAAGAGGGTATAACACAAGATGAGCTAAATATCGAAGATTCTTCTGTAGTGAACAAATTGAATGTGCAAGAGAATAATCATATTAATGTGATAGATCTTGAGTTTTCATCAAATGACCGAGACAATTTAAGCTCATTTTGTCCACTTGCAGAGGTTGCTGTCAGTTTGTCATCGATTGAAGACCATCACACGGATGCAACCATGCATGACTGTGAAACTCAATGTACTATGCCTGATAGATAG